One genomic segment of Suttonella sp. R2A3 includes these proteins:
- a CDS encoding septum formation initiator family protein has product MKRTLFYSILLVLIALLVGVNMYLMRQQDTQEQRIEGLKTQIGYHSEENQALSDRNEALLVDIESLRSPDAYHAYEEKAREDYGMIGQNETYFVLPDSELASLPDVPGLAPDPVVVVNPDESSLRLESIEEPTGAAVQAETIPVTPLPLQLESLQE; this is encoded by the coding sequence ATGAAACGCACGCTGTTCTATTCAATTTTACTGGTGTTGATTGCCCTATTGGTGGGCGTCAATATGTATTTGATGCGTCAACAAGACACCCAAGAACAGCGTATTGAAGGGTTAAAAACGCAAATTGGTTACCATAGCGAAGAAAACCAGGCGCTGAGTGACCGTAATGAAGCGTTATTAGTCGATATTGAAAGCCTGCGTTCGCCCGATGCCTACCACGCTTACGAAGAAAAAGCGCGCGAAGACTATGGCATGATTGGTCAAAACGAAACCTATTTTGTGTTACCTGATAGCGAGTTAGCCTCGCTGCCTGATGTGCCAGGTCTAGCGCCCGATCCGGTTGTAGTGGTTAATCCCGATGAAAGCAGCCTGCGTTTAGAATCGATCGAAGAGCCGACAGGGGCAGCGGTACAAGCTGAAACCATTCCGGTCACACCACTGCCGCTACAGCTCGAATCGTTACAGGAATAG
- the eno gene encoding phosphopyruvate hydratase, which produces MSTTIERIHALEILDSRGNPTLQVSVTLADGSKGVAGVPSGASTGSREALELRDGDKSRYGGKGVQKAVAHVNTQIADQLVGQSIDNLKALDEMMIELDGSDNKDVLGANAILGVSLALAHAKANYQGKGLYTLLGSTYQLPVPMMNIINGGEHADNSVDIQEFMIMPAGFDSFKEALRAGAEIFHALKGVLNARGLATAVGDEGGFAPDLPSNEAALEVIMEAISKAGYTAGEQIYLALDAAASEFYQDGQYVLASEGKSYSSAEFVDYLADLVARYPIVSIEDGLDESDWAGWKIMTDKLGDKVQLVGDDLYVTNTKIFKEGIDKGIANAILIKPNQIGSLSETLDAINMAADAGYAAVVSHRSGETEDTTIADIAVATSATQIKTGSLCRSDRVAKYNRLLTIEAELGEQAVYGGKAALLGKIKH; this is translated from the coding sequence ATGAGCACCACGATTGAGCGTATTCACGCGTTGGAGATTCTAGATTCGCGCGGCAACCCGACGCTGCAAGTTAGCGTCACGCTTGCTGATGGCAGCAAGGGTGTGGCAGGTGTGCCGTCTGGTGCATCAACCGGTTCACGCGAAGCGTTAGAGCTGCGTGACGGCGATAAAAGCCGCTATGGCGGTAAAGGCGTGCAAAAAGCGGTGGCACACGTCAATACGCAAATCGCTGATCAGCTGGTCGGACAAAGTATAGATAACCTCAAAGCGCTTGATGAGATGATGATTGAGCTCGATGGCAGCGATAATAAAGATGTGCTCGGGGCGAATGCGATTCTTGGCGTATCGTTAGCGCTGGCACACGCTAAAGCAAACTATCAAGGCAAAGGTTTGTATACGTTGCTCGGCTCAACCTATCAACTGCCGGTACCGATGATGAACATTATCAACGGCGGTGAGCACGCGGATAATTCAGTCGATATTCAAGAATTTATGATCATGCCGGCCGGTTTTGATTCTTTTAAAGAAGCGTTGCGTGCTGGCGCTGAAATTTTCCATGCGCTCAAAGGTGTGCTCAATGCACGAGGTCTTGCGACTGCAGTTGGTGATGAAGGCGGTTTTGCACCAGATTTGCCGTCTAATGAAGCGGCGCTGGAAGTGATTATGGAAGCGATCAGCAAAGCGGGTTATACCGCAGGCGAACAAATTTACCTCGCTTTGGATGCCGCAGCGTCTGAATTCTATCAAGATGGGCAATACGTGCTCGCTTCAGAAGGTAAATCGTACTCCAGTGCAGAATTTGTTGATTATTTGGCCGATTTGGTCGCGCGTTATCCGATTGTTTCGATCGAAGATGGCTTGGATGAAAGTGATTGGGCTGGCTGGAAGATCATGACCGATAAACTCGGCGATAAAGTGCAACTGGTCGGCGATGATTTGTATGTGACCAACACCAAAATCTTCAAAGAAGGGATTGATAAAGGTATTGCTAACGCGATTTTAATCAAGCCTAACCAGATTGGCTCTTTGAGCGAGACGCTGGATGCGATCAATATGGCCGCTGATGCCGGTTACGCCGCGGTGGTTTCTCACCGTTCTGGGGAAACCGAAGACACCACGATTGCCGATATCGCAGTCGCTACCAGTGCCACACAAATTAAAACCGGTTCGCTGTGTCGTTCGGATCGTGTCGCGAAATACAATCGCCTGCTCACTATTGAAGCTGAGCTGGGTGAGCAAGCGGTTTATGGTGGCAAAGCAGCGTTGCTCGGTAAAATTAAACACTAA
- a CDS encoding CTP synthase, whose protein sequence is MTKFVFVTGGVVSSLGKGIAAASLGSILESRGLRVTMIKLDPYINVDPGTMSPFQHGEVFVTHDGAETDLDLGHYERFVRMRATQFNNCTTGRIYSEVIRKERRGDYLGATVQVIPHITDAIKSYVLRAAEGFDIAMVEIGGTVGDIESLPFMEAIRQLGTQLGRKRCMYIHLTLLPYIPAAGELKTKPTQHSVKELRSIGIQPDMLICRADRDIPEDERRKIALFTNVPAEAVVAGLDVNNIYEIPLLYHQQGVDQLVIDHFDIDAEEADLSQWERVVQSIEQFDGEVTIAMVGKYVDLTDAYKSLNEALYHAAIHTGKKVNIRFVDSEDILQQGAASLLDGVDGIVVPGGFGNRGIEGKILAVKHAREQRIPYLGICLGMQVAVVEFARHVAGIDGAGSTEWDDDVNAPVIALVNEWVNERGETEARDKDSDLGGTMRLGALPARLKSGSKVAEIYGAQIINERHRHRYEVNSNYEKCPESAGLRISGRSEDNGLVEIVELPDHPWFIACQSHPEFTSTPRKGHPLFTSFILAALDYQKQHTA, encoded by the coding sequence ATGACCAAATTTGTATTTGTTACCGGCGGTGTGGTTTCCTCATTAGGGAAAGGCATCGCCGCTGCTTCTTTAGGCTCAATTTTAGAATCACGCGGTTTGCGTGTGACGATGATTAAGCTCGATCCGTATATTAACGTTGACCCCGGCACGATGAGTCCGTTTCAGCATGGTGAGGTTTTTGTGACTCACGATGGTGCGGAAACTGACCTCGATTTGGGTCATTATGAGCGCTTTGTGCGCATGCGCGCCACGCAGTTTAATAACTGTACCACCGGACGGATTTATTCGGAAGTGATCCGTAAAGAACGCCGTGGCGATTATTTAGGTGCCACTGTGCAAGTTATCCCGCATATCACCGATGCGATTAAATCCTATGTGTTACGCGCTGCTGAAGGGTTTGATATTGCAATGGTGGAGATTGGCGGGACGGTGGGTGATATTGAATCGCTGCCGTTTATGGAAGCGATCCGTCAGTTAGGCACGCAATTAGGGCGTAAACGCTGTATGTATATTCACCTCACCTTATTGCCTTATATTCCGGCGGCTGGTGAGCTGAAAACCAAGCCTACCCAGCATTCGGTTAAAGAATTGCGCTCGATTGGTATCCAGCCGGATATGCTGATTTGTCGCGCTGATCGTGATATTCCTGAAGATGAGCGCCGCAAGATTGCTTTATTTACCAACGTTCCAGCCGAAGCAGTGGTTGCCGGGCTTGATGTGAATAATATTTACGAAATCCCCTTGCTTTATCACCAACAGGGCGTTGATCAGTTAGTGATTGATCACTTTGATATTGACGCAGAAGAGGCAGATTTGTCGCAATGGGAGCGTGTGGTCCAGTCGATTGAGCAGTTCGATGGTGAAGTCACCATTGCGATGGTCGGTAAATACGTGGATCTCACCGATGCGTATAAGTCGCTCAATGAAGCGCTGTATCATGCGGCGATTCACACTGGTAAAAAAGTGAATATTCGCTTTGTGGATTCTGAGGATATCTTACAACAAGGTGCGGCGAGCTTGCTCGACGGCGTTGATGGGATTGTTGTGCCGGGTGGTTTTGGTAACCGCGGAATTGAAGGGAAAATCCTCGCCGTTAAACACGCACGCGAACAGCGTATTCCTTATTTGGGTATTTGCTTAGGCATGCAGGTTGCGGTGGTTGAATTTGCCCGTCATGTTGCCGGTATTGACGGCGCTGGCAGCACAGAATGGGATGATGATGTAAACGCACCGGTGATTGCGCTGGTCAATGAATGGGTTAACGAGCGCGGCGAAACCGAAGCACGTGATAAAGACAGCGACCTTGGCGGCACCATGCGTTTGGGCGCGTTGCCGGCACGCTTGAAATCCGGTAGTAAAGTGGCAGAAATTTATGGTGCACAAATCATTAATGAGCGCCATCGTCACCGTTATGAAGTCAACAGCAATTATGAAAAATGTCCAGAGTCAGCGGGCTTGCGTATTTCTGGGCGCTCGGAAGACAATGGCCTGGTTGAGATTGTCGAATTGCCGGATCATCCGTGGTTTATCGCCTGCCAGTCGCACCCAGAGTTTACCTCGACCCCGCGCAAAGGGCATCCGCTATTCACCTCGTTTATCCTTGCCGCACTGGATTATCAAAAACAACACACCGCTTAA
- the tilS gene encoding tRNA lysidine(34) synthetase TilS — MQLDEDFWRWQVDYQPSQYLLGLSGGVDSVVLLHLLVAQRARLGAPLVACFLDHGWHEDAPKWAALCERFCAALNVPFFCERLAYHANDGRGPEAQARAARYRTFAAHLPAKGALLTAHHQDDQAETLLLQLLRGAGLAGLSAMPVRKTFADGEHWRPLLHVRREEIMVYAKEHALDYVDDPSNTDTRYARNRLRHDCLPALEASFPGATQQIARSAQWLGESQMVLDEALDAYLPTDLNAPLPWCLLRERDEAWQKALLRRWLARVEDGPPPSQRLQEFLRQLRSGAEQAELRYGKRLLLAYRGEIYRYHISEPAPPPAFAPHTQWPGVGDIDLNEGHALLAGRHCRWTLCPPGARFQAASMTHAKSLKEAFQQAGVPPYIRRRTPLLWADDRLVWVGGLGAAKDWSALLFCWQNRAYSANISSDL, encoded by the coding sequence ATGCAGTTAGATGAAGATTTTTGGCGCTGGCAGGTGGACTATCAACCATCGCAATACCTGCTGGGATTAAGCGGTGGGGTGGATTCGGTTGTCCTGTTGCATCTGTTGGTAGCGCAGCGTGCGCGCTTAGGCGCGCCGCTGGTGGCGTGCTTTCTTGACCATGGTTGGCATGAAGACGCACCAAAATGGGCGGCACTCTGCGAACGGTTTTGTGCGGCATTGAACGTCCCCTTTTTTTGTGAGCGTTTAGCCTATCACGCTAATGATGGTCGCGGGCCGGAGGCGCAGGCACGCGCAGCGCGTTACCGTACGTTTGCTGCACATTTACCAGCAAAAGGGGCATTGCTCACCGCGCACCATCAAGACGATCAAGCCGAAACCTTACTGTTGCAGCTTCTGCGTGGTGCCGGTTTGGCAGGACTTTCTGCGATGCCGGTGCGTAAAACCTTTGCCGATGGTGAACATTGGCGACCACTACTTCATGTACGACGCGAAGAGATTATGGTCTATGCTAAAGAGCATGCGCTCGATTATGTGGATGATCCAAGCAATACAGATACACGTTATGCACGTAACCGCTTACGTCATGATTGTTTGCCAGCGTTAGAGGCGTCTTTTCCGGGAGCCACGCAACAGATTGCGCGCAGTGCGCAGTGGCTTGGTGAAAGCCAAATGGTTCTTGATGAGGCGCTGGACGCTTATCTACCGACGGATCTTAATGCGCCACTGCCTTGGTGTTTGCTTAGGGAGCGGGATGAAGCATGGCAAAAAGCGTTACTGCGTCGCTGGCTCGCGCGCGTTGAGGATGGGCCACCGCCGAGTCAACGCTTACAGGAGTTTTTGCGCCAACTACGCAGTGGCGCCGAGCAGGCTGAGCTGCGCTATGGTAAGCGGTTACTGCTCGCCTATCGTGGCGAGATTTATCGCTACCACATTAGCGAACCTGCACCCCCACCGGCTTTTGCGCCGCATACGCAATGGCCAGGTGTCGGGGATATTGACCTAAATGAAGGCCATGCGCTTCTTGCCGGGCGGCACTGTCGCTGGACGCTTTGCCCGCCGGGGGCACGTTTTCAAGCGGCAAGTATGACGCATGCTAAATCGTTAAAAGAAGCGTTTCAGCAAGCGGGTGTGCCACCTTATATTCGTCGGCGAACGCCGCTGCTTTGGGCAGATGATCGCTTGGTTTGGGTCGGTGGGTTAGGCGCTGCGAAAGACTGGTCAGCGCTGTTGTTTTGCTGGCAAAATCGGGCATATTCTGCTAACATCTCAAGCGATTTATAG
- a CDS encoding CatB-related O-acetyltransferase: MAEQPVKHWSRVEYLSETVKNPNIHIRGTHSYYSDTWTGSFEESVVRYLYGDEISLASWEPQWENDQLYIGDYVCIAAEAIILMGGNHTHRMDWFSLYPFPEWLPESYVGKGDTVIGDGAWIGMRAMIMPGVTIGEGAIIASGAIVTKDVAPYTVVAGNPAVVKRTRFPQAVIDTLLSLKIYQWDEKKFNVLKPWLGQNDIDALVAALKQYDVRRQ; this comes from the coding sequence ATGGCAGAACAACCTGTAAAACATTGGTCTCGTGTTGAATATCTCTCGGAGACGGTGAAAAACCCCAACATCCATATTCGCGGCACCCACAGCTATTACAGCGATACTTGGACTGGTTCATTTGAAGAAAGCGTGGTGCGCTATTTGTACGGCGATGAAATTAGCCTCGCGAGTTGGGAGCCGCAATGGGAAAACGACCAGCTTTATATCGGCGATTATGTGTGCATTGCTGCTGAGGCGATCATTTTAATGGGCGGCAACCATACCCATCGCATGGATTGGTTTAGCCTCTACCCCTTTCCAGAATGGCTGCCGGAATCGTATGTTGGTAAAGGCGATACGGTGATTGGTGATGGCGCCTGGATAGGCATGCGTGCGATGATCATGCCTGGGGTAACGATTGGCGAAGGCGCAATTATTGCCTCAGGCGCCATCGTAACTAAAGACGTTGCGCCTTACACGGTGGTCGCTGGTAATCCTGCCGTGGTCAAGCGCACCCGCTTCCCGCAGGCGGTTATCGATACCCTGCTGTCGCTCAAAATTTATCAGTGGGACGAAAAAAAGTTCAATGTACTCAAACCCTGGCTAGGTCAAAATGATATCGATGCCTTAGTGGCTGCCTTAAAGCAATACGACGTGCGAAGGCAGTAG